From Rutidosis leptorrhynchoides isolate AG116_Rl617_1_P2 chromosome 3, CSIRO_AGI_Rlap_v1, whole genome shotgun sequence, a single genomic window includes:
- the LOC139902493 gene encoding F-box/kelch-repeat protein At3g06240-like, with translation MATIDNLPCDALTNIVIRLPTKQLAQMRCISVPFNALLSHTTFIESHLKLIHIWNPSLSAVITLPPYTVSRSFLPENYFRFGYDPKTDDYNVVKITFNRSNVVASEFISTDMIAEWLQVEVYSMQNDTWNLITKNVPLDDFGDVCLDGTNGHLHWLSYLGSEKKHVIVAYNLGLNTFSEIAIPVSVQETSHIYSAHVGVLNGQVCLMRSHLGTDFLEVWVMDTGVALYDPNETEYMTFDITRHFKSTKVVRYVDSLVWVAPAKRSINIGSLKCENRL, from the exons ATGGCTACCATCGACAACCTCCCCTGTGATGCGTTAACCAACATTGTCATTCGTCTACCAACAAAACAGCTTGCTCAAATGAGGTGTATATCTGTACCCTTCAATGCTCTCTTATCTCATACTACGTTCATTGAGTCACACCTTAAAC TTATTCACATTTGGAACCCGTCGCTTTCGGCTGTCATAACTCTTCCACCATATACAGTATCACGGTCATTTCTGCCTGAAAACTACTTTCGGTTTGGGTATGATCCCAAAACAGATGATTACAATGTTGTTAAAATTACGTTCAATAGGTCAAACGTCGTAGCTTCTGAGTTTATTTCTACCGACATGATAGCAGAATGGCTGCAAGTAGAAGTTTATAGTATGCAAAACGACACCTGGAATTTGATTACTAAAAATGTTCCGTTAGATGATTTTGGTGATGTTTGTTTAGATGGGACAAATGGTCATCTTCATTGGTTAAGTTATTTAGGTTCTGAGAAGAAACACGTAATAGTTGCATATAATTTAGGGTTGAATACTTTTAGTGAGATAGCTATTCCTGTTTCTGTGCAGGAAACAAGTCATATTTATAGTGCTCATGTGGGAGTTTTGAATGGGCAGgtttgtttgatgagaagtcatCTAGGTACTGATTTCCTAGAGGTGTGGGTGATGGATAC AGGTGTGGCTTTGTATGATCCAAATGAAACTGAGTACATGACATTTGATATTACGAGACATTTCAAGAGTACCAAAGTTGTTCGGTATGTTGATAGTCTTGTTTGGGTAGCACCTGCTAAGCGAAGCATTAACATTGGTTCGCTGAAATGTGAAAATAGGCTTTAG